In Flavobacterium hankyongi, the genomic window CTTTCTTTAGGAAATCAGAAATCAAAAATAATCAGTTTAGAAGGCTGTCCAAATACAATGGAGATTGCAAAAAAGCAATGTCAAAAACAAAACTTAAAAAATATCGAATTTGTTAATACTGAATTTTCAAAGTATTTAAAAACTATTGAAGTTCAATCTTCAACTTTCGACCTAATTTATTTCGACGGAAATCATTCAAAAAGTGCCACTTTAGAATACTTCGAATTATTATTACCAAGCATTACAAATAACTCTGTTTGGATATTTGATGACATTCATTGGTCAAAAGATATGGAAGAAGCCTGGGAGATAATAAAAAATCATCCAAAAGTAAAAGTTACAATTGACACCTTTCAATGGGGATTAGTATTCTTTAGAAGAGAACAAGAAAAGGAACATTTTACAATTAGAATATAAATTGTCAATTACAAATCTTAAAAATTGTAACAAATTTTTATTTTTATGTCTAATATCCAAAAGTTAAACTTCAAACCAAATGACCCATTCATTAATTGACATAAAAGACATAAAACGTGATTTCCAACTTGGAAGCGAAACTATAAACGTTTTAAAAGGTATTGATTTAAAAATCAATAAAGGTGAATATGTAGCATTAATGGGACCTTCAGGTTCTGGAAAATCAACTTTAATGAATCTTTTAGGCTGTTTGGATACTCCTACTTCTGGGACTTATATTTTGAATAATAAAGATGTTAGCCAAATGGTAGATGATGAATTGGCCGAAATTCGTAATAAAGAAATTGGATTTGTTTTTCAAACTTTCAACTTATTGCCAAGAACAACTGCTTTAGATAATGTGGCATTACCTATGATTTATGCAGGTTACTCAAAAACAGATAGAACTGAACGTGCAAAAGAAGTTCTAAATCAAGTTGGTTTAGGAGACCGCATGGATCATCAACCCAATCAACTTTCTGGAGGACAACGCCAGCGTGTTGCTGTAGCTCGTGCATTGGTTAACAAACCATCAATAATTCTTGCCGATGAGCCTACAGGTAATCTTGACAGTAAAACTTCTGTAGAAATCATGAAACTTTTTAATGAAATTCATGCAAATGGAAATACAGTAATCTTAGTAACACACGAAGAAGATATTGCTCAACATGCTCATAGAATTATACGTCTTAGAGACGGCCTTATTGAAAGTGACAATCAAAATAAATAACAATTAACATTAAAAACCACTTAGACAATTTATATATAAAAATTAGATTTAAAAAGATTACTTAAAAAAGTGATCTTTTTTCATATAGCTCTATAAGTAATGCTTTCCCAATTTCTATTAATATGATATATTTGAAACAATTTTTCTTCAAATGAAAAAAGTGTTACTAATATTACTCTTTTTAGTGTCTTGTTTTTGTTTTTCACAAAACGAAACTCATAAATCTATTACAAATACTTTTATACAAAACTTCAATAGCTATAATTTTGAAAATATATTTCAATCGTTTTCAGAAAAAATGCAAAAAGCTAAAACTAAAGAATACTTTCATAATTTTTTTTCAAGAATAAGAACTGAAAATGGAGCAATTCTGAATTTAGAACTTTTAAAATACAGAGAAACTAAAGAAAAAATAACGCAAGGAATATATAATTCTGAAAATGAAAATGGTGAACTTACAATAAAAATTACTATTGATAGAACTGGCCAAATCATTGGATTATATATCTTTAAAAAGAAAATTTACATTTAAAAGCATGAAAGTTTATACAAAAACAGGCGATAAAGGAACCACTGCCCTATTTGGTGGCACACGTGTCCCTAAACACCATATTCGCATTGAAAGCTACGGTACTGTTGACGAATTAAATTCTCACATAGGGCTCATTCGTGACCAAGACATTAATCCATTATATAAAAGTGTTTTAATTGAAGTACAAGATAGATTATTTACACTTGGAGCTATTTTAGCTACTCCTCCAGAGAAAGAGGTTTTAAAGAATGGAGAAAAGAGACTTCAAAATCTAGGAATTACTGAAGTAGACATTGAATATTTAGAAAAAGAAATCGATGCTATGGAAGCTGATTTACCTCCTATGACGCACTTTGTTTTACCAGGAGGCCACACAATAGTGTCATATTGTCATATAGCACGCTGTGTATGCCGTCGTGCCGAGCGTTTAGCCACACACTTACACGAACTTGAACCTACCGACGAGCTTGTTTTAAAGTATCTAAACCGACTTTCTGACTACCTTTTTGTACTGGCACGAAAGTTGTCACATGATTTGCACGCTAATGAGGTACCATGGATACCCAGAAAATAGCTTTTGACCATTAGTTCTATCAATTTAAAAGTAGAACTAAATAATCAAAAAAAGACGTTCTTAAATTTAACTGAAAATAAATCAAAAAAAACTTGATTTTTTTTGTAGAAAAATTATATTTGCACAAATTAAAAATTTTTACTGAGATGTATTGGACATTAGAATTAGCATCGTATTTAAGTGATGCTCCGTGGCCTGCTACTAAAGACGAATTAATCGACTACGCCATTAGAACTGGTGCACCTCTTGAGGTGGTAGAAAACTTACAATCTATCGAGGATGAGGGCGAAATTTACGAATCGATGGAAGAAATTTGGCCAGATTATCCAACAGACGAAGATTATCTTTGGAACGAGGATGAATATTAATAAAAATAAAACCTACTAAAAAAGTCTCTTTGGAGACTTTTTTTTTGGTTAATTTTACACATTTTTAAAATAAATACTATGAGCTTCATAAACAGCATATTGAAGGTTTTTGTTGGAGATAAATCTGAAAAAGATGTAAAAGCAATCCAACCAATTATAAATAAAATAAAATCATTTGAAGGAGCATTAGCTGGACTTTCAAACGATCAACTTAGAGCTAAAACAGTTGAGTTTAAAGAAAAAATTAAACAAGCTCGCGCTGATAAAGACACTAAAATTGCTTCCTTAAAACAGGATGTAGAAAAAATTTCTGATGTTGATGCAAGAGAAGATGTTTATAATGAAATCGACAAACTGGAAAAAGAAGCTTATGAAATTTCAGAAAAAACATTAAACGAAATTCTTCCTGAAGCTTTTGCAGTTGTAAAAGAAACAGCTCGTCGTTTCAAAGAAAATACTGAAATTACCGTTACTTCAACTCCAACAGATAGAGAACTTTCTGCTACAAAACCTTATATTTCAATTCAAGGAGACAATGCTGTTTGGGCAAATTCATGGGATGCAGCTGGAAAAGCAATTACTTGGGACATGATTCACTATGATGTTCAAATGATTGGTGGTGTTGTTTTACATCAAGGAAAAATTGCTGAAATGCAAACTGGTGAAGGAAAAACATTAGTTGCTACCCTCCCATTATACTTAAATGCACTAACAGGAAATGGTGTTCACTTAGTAACTGTGAATGATTATCTTGCAAAACGTGACAGTACTTGGAAAGCACCTTTATTCGAATTCCACGGATTAACAGTTGACTGTATAGACAATCACCAACCTAATTCAGATGCTCGTAAAAAAGCATACAATGCTGATATCACTTACGGAACTAACAACGAATTTGGTTTCGACTACCTACGTGATAACATGGCACACTCTCCTAATGATTTAGTACAACGCAAACATAATTTTGCTATTGTAGATGAGGTTGACTCGGTATTAATTGACGATGCTCGTACACCTTTAATTATTTCTGGTCAAGTTACAGACGGTGATCGTCATGAATTCAACGAATTAAGACCAAAAATCGAGGATTTAGTTGGAATTCAACGTCAATTAGCTAACGGATTTTTATCTGAAGCAAAAAAATTAATTTCATCAGGTAACACCAAAGAAGGAGGAGTTCAATTATTACGTGCTCACCGTGCACTACCTAAAAATAAAGCATTAATTAAATTCTTATCAGAAGAAGGAGTAAAACAATTACTTCAAAAAACTGAAAACGAATACATGCAAGATAACAACCGTAAAATGCCAATTATTGATGAGGCTTTATACTTTGTTATTGAAGAAAAAAACAATCAGGTAGAATTAACAGAAAGCGGAATCAAAGAATTATCAAAAACTACTGATGATAGATTCTTCGTTTTACCAGATATTGGAACTGAAATTGCTCGAATTGAAAAATTAAACCTTTCAAAAGAAGAAGAAGCTGAACAAAAAGAAGCTTTATTTGCTGATTTCTCTGTGAAAAGTGAGCGTATCCATACATTAACACAATTATTAAAAGCATATACTTTATTTGAAAAAGATACAGAATATGTAATCATGGATAACAAAGTCATGATTGTAGATGAGCAAACGGGACGTATCATGGATGGTCGTCGTTACTCTGATGGATTGCACCAAGCAATTGAAGCAAAAGAAAACGTAAAAATCGAAGACGCTAC contains:
- a CDS encoding ABC transporter ATP-binding protein yields the protein MTHSLIDIKDIKRDFQLGSETINVLKGIDLKINKGEYVALMGPSGSGKSTLMNLLGCLDTPTSGTYILNNKDVSQMVDDELAEIRNKEIGFVFQTFNLLPRTTALDNVALPMIYAGYSKTDRTERAKEVLNQVGLGDRMDHQPNQLSGGQRQRVAVARALVNKPSIILADEPTGNLDSKTSVEIMKLFNEIHANGNTVILVTHEEDIAQHAHRIIRLRDGLIESDNQNK
- a CDS encoding DUF3887 domain-containing protein encodes the protein MKKVLLILLFLVSCFCFSQNETHKSITNTFIQNFNSYNFENIFQSFSEKMQKAKTKEYFHNFFSRIRTENGAILNLELLKYRETKEKITQGIYNSENENGELTIKITIDRTGQIIGLYIFKKKIYI
- a CDS encoding DUF2795 domain-containing protein encodes the protein MYWTLELASYLSDAPWPATKDELIDYAIRTGAPLEVVENLQSIEDEGEIYESMEEIWPDYPTDEDYLWNEDEY
- a CDS encoding O-methyltransferase, encoding MLQIIKSYLNFIKNSSNQHGVHSPFVFDLVTNCFYDKTNYFEYESLKDYRVSLLENHDTIEVTDFGAGSRVFKSNQRKISAIAKNAGISRKRAKLLFRVVRYFQPESILEIGTSLGLATSTLSLGNQKSKIISLEGCPNTMEIAKKQCQKQNLKNIEFVNTEFSKYLKTIEVQSSTFDLIYFDGNHSKSATLEYFELLLPSITNNSVWIFDDIHWSKDMEEAWEIIKNHPKVKVTIDTFQWGLVFFRREQEKEHFTIRI
- a CDS encoding cob(I)yrinic acid a,c-diamide adenosyltransferase; the encoded protein is MKVYTKTGDKGTTALFGGTRVPKHHIRIESYGTVDELNSHIGLIRDQDINPLYKSVLIEVQDRLFTLGAILATPPEKEVLKNGEKRLQNLGITEVDIEYLEKEIDAMEADLPPMTHFVLPGGHTIVSYCHIARCVCRRAERLATHLHELEPTDELVLKYLNRLSDYLFVLARKLSHDLHANEVPWIPRK